The Lentzea guizhouensis genome contains a region encoding:
- a CDS encoding TIGR02569 family protein translates to MTRSPEPPPAHVRAAFGARDAEPELIDGGPAWRCGDATIRPAPRPAEATWIAKTLDNLDVPNLRIGRPLRSTDGRYVVGGWSATKFLAGRAEARHDEVIAVAQRLHQATADLPKPRFLDARTDVFAVADRLAWGEEEVPLDADLGGRLFDLLAEVQKPINLKPQVVHGDLFGNVLFAGNAPPAVIDFAAYWRPAEYAAAVVAVDAVAWGGADSGLLHRWSHQAEWEQALVRAVLFRLAVHALHPLSTPQSFAGLERAAHHVTALL, encoded by the coding sequence GTGACCCGGTCTCCCGAACCGCCCCCAGCGCACGTGCGTGCGGCGTTCGGGGCACGTGACGCCGAACCAGAGCTCATCGACGGTGGCCCGGCGTGGCGATGTGGCGATGCCACGATCAGGCCCGCGCCCCGGCCCGCCGAGGCCACCTGGATCGCCAAGACCCTCGACAACCTCGACGTGCCGAACCTCAGGATCGGCCGGCCGCTGCGGTCCACCGACGGCCGCTACGTCGTCGGCGGCTGGTCGGCCACGAAGTTCCTCGCCGGCCGGGCCGAGGCACGCCACGACGAGGTCATCGCGGTCGCCCAGCGCCTCCACCAGGCCACGGCCGACCTGCCCAAACCCCGGTTCCTCGACGCGCGCACGGACGTGTTCGCCGTCGCCGACCGGTTGGCGTGGGGTGAGGAGGAGGTGCCGCTCGACGCCGACCTCGGCGGCCGGCTGTTCGACCTGCTGGCCGAGGTGCAGAAGCCGATCAACCTCAAGCCCCAGGTCGTGCACGGTGACCTGTTCGGCAACGTGCTGTTCGCGGGCAACGCGCCGCCGGCCGTCATCGACTTCGCCGCCTACTGGCGCCCCGCCGAGTACGCCGCCGCCGTGGTCGCGGTGGACGCCGTCGCGTGGGGTGGTGCCGACTCCGGCCTGCTCCACCGGTGGAGCCACCAGGCCGAGTGGGAGCAGGCGCTGGTGCGGGCCGTGTTGTTCCGGTTGGCCGTGCACGCGTTGCACCCGTTGTCAACGCCACAGTCGTTTGCGGGCTTGGAACGAGCTGCTCACCACGTGACCGCACTGCTCTGA
- the moeZ gene encoding adenylyltransferase/sulfurtransferase MoeZ, with product MALPPLVEPAAELTKEEVARYSRHLIIPDVGVDGQKRLKNAKVLVVGAGGLGSPALLYLAAAGVGTLGVVDFDVVDESNLQRQVIHGQSDVGRPKAESARDSVAEINPFVKVVLHQTHLNSENALEIFRDYDLILDGTDNFATRYLVNDAAVLLGKPYVWGSIFRFEGQVSVFWEDAPNGQGLNYRDLYPEPPPPGMVPSCAEGGVLGVLCASIGSIMVTEAIKLLTGIGDPLLGRLMVYDALEMSYRTIKIRKDPESPKITELIDYEAFCGVVSTDAQQAAAGNTITPLELKHKQESGEDFLLVDVREPHEYEIVKIPGSVLIPKDKILSGEAFSELPQDKPLVLHCKSGARSAEALAALHKAGFKDAVHVGGGVLAWAREVDPSLPTY from the coding sequence ATGGCGCTTCCGCCGCTCGTTGAGCCAGCCGCGGAGCTGACCAAGGAAGAAGTCGCGCGCTACAGCCGGCACCTGATCATCCCGGACGTCGGGGTGGACGGGCAGAAGCGGCTGAAGAACGCGAAGGTGCTCGTCGTCGGCGCGGGCGGTCTCGGCAGCCCGGCACTGCTGTACCTGGCCGCGGCCGGGGTCGGCACGCTCGGCGTCGTCGACTTCGACGTCGTGGACGAGTCGAACCTGCAGCGCCAGGTCATCCACGGTCAGTCCGACGTCGGCCGCCCCAAGGCCGAGTCCGCGCGCGACTCGGTCGCGGAGATCAACCCGTTCGTCAAGGTGGTCCTGCACCAGACGCACCTGAACTCCGAGAACGCGCTGGAGATCTTCCGCGACTACGACCTGATCCTCGACGGCACGGACAACTTCGCCACGCGCTACCTGGTGAACGACGCCGCGGTGCTGCTGGGCAAGCCGTACGTGTGGGGCTCGATCTTCCGGTTCGAGGGCCAGGTCAGCGTCTTCTGGGAGGACGCGCCGAACGGCCAGGGCCTCAACTACCGCGACCTCTACCCGGAGCCGCCGCCTCCCGGCATGGTCCCCTCGTGCGCCGAGGGCGGCGTGCTGGGCGTGCTGTGCGCGTCGATCGGCTCGATCATGGTCACCGAGGCGATCAAGCTGCTCACCGGCATCGGCGACCCGCTGCTGGGCCGCCTGATGGTCTACGACGCGCTGGAGATGTCGTACCGGACCATCAAGATCCGCAAGGACCCGGAGTCCCCGAAGATCACCGAGCTGATCGACTACGAGGCGTTCTGCGGTGTCGTGTCCACGGACGCGCAGCAGGCGGCCGCGGGCAACACGATCACGCCGCTCGAGCTCAAGCACAAGCAGGAGTCCGGCGAGGACTTCCTGCTGGTGGACGTCCGCGAGCCGCACGAGTACGAGATCGTGAAGATCCCGGGCTCGGTGCTCATCCCGAAGGACAAGATCCTGTCGGGTGAGGCGTTCTCGGAGCTGCCGCAGGACAAGCCGCTGGTGCTGCACTGCAAGTCGGGTGCGCGCTCGGCGGAGGCGCTGGCGGCGCTGCACAAGGCGGGCTTCAAGGACGCCGTGCACGTCGGTGGCGGCGTGCTGGCCTGGGCTCGCGAGGTCGATCCCAGCCTGCCGACGTACTGA
- a CDS encoding DUF3152 domain-containing protein — protein sequence MNRAPERGRSAPPADRYRRGARRTSAEPLAAAWEPEGTSRLQRPRRSGGVKRLVSSYGWRIYAIPVLVVLTALVVLDTVQPKTPVSGDNAGTNAAETPVNTPEPPATEVQGQKPQLNIPTAELPPGPDFSQDGVGTFKAVAGSGPRVGEANAAKFRKYSIAIEDGVRPADYNDDAAAFGRTVEGFLSDPRSWIGTKTVALQRVEANQNPDFTIILTSTKTTHAICGKEIPFETSCFDKPSKRVVINVARWVRGAMAYSRDLSGYRNYVINHEVGHALGSGHAACPETDAPAPVMMQQTFGVSNDFVSQLNAGLDVVPADGKVCKPNAFPAG from the coding sequence GTGAATCGCGCCCCCGAGCGAGGACGAAGTGCTCCGCCCGCAGACCGCTACCGCCGTGGCGCGCGGCGTACCAGCGCGGAACCGCTCGCGGCCGCGTGGGAGCCGGAGGGCACCAGCCGGCTCCAGCGGCCACGCCGCAGCGGCGGGGTGAAGCGGCTCGTCTCCAGCTACGGCTGGCGGATCTACGCGATCCCGGTCCTGGTCGTGCTCACCGCGCTGGTGGTGCTCGACACGGTCCAGCCCAAGACGCCCGTGTCCGGTGACAACGCCGGCACGAACGCGGCCGAGACGCCCGTGAACACCCCCGAGCCGCCCGCGACCGAGGTCCAGGGCCAGAAGCCGCAGCTCAACATCCCCACCGCGGAGCTGCCTCCTGGCCCCGACTTCTCGCAGGACGGCGTCGGCACGTTCAAGGCGGTCGCCGGCAGCGGCCCGCGGGTCGGCGAGGCGAACGCGGCGAAGTTCCGCAAGTACTCGATCGCCATCGAGGACGGCGTGCGGCCCGCGGACTACAACGACGACGCGGCGGCGTTCGGGCGCACGGTCGAGGGCTTCCTGTCCGACCCGCGCAGCTGGATCGGCACCAAGACGGTCGCGCTGCAGCGGGTCGAGGCGAACCAGAACCCGGACTTCACGATCATCCTGACCAGCACGAAGACGACGCACGCGATCTGCGGCAAGGAGATCCCGTTCGAGACCTCGTGCTTCGACAAGCCCAGCAAGCGCGTGGTCATCAACGTCGCCCGCTGGGTGCGCGGGGCCATGGCCTACAGCCGGGACCTGTCCGGGTACCGCAACTACGTGATCAACCACGAGGTCGGCCACGCGCTCGGCAGCGGCCACGCGGCCTGCCCGGAGACCGACGCGCCGGCCCCGGTGATGATGCAGCAGACGTTCGGCGTCTCGAACGACTTCGTCTCGCAGCTCAACGCCGGTCTGGACGTGGTCCCCGCCGACGGCAAGGTGTGCAAGCCGAACGCGTTTCCCGCTGGGTGA
- a CDS encoding alpha/beta fold hydrolase: MSTLIPAPLSRAELPPLDTGQTPWPGEFCQIDDHEVHVRVTPGNGPPAVYVHGLGGSATNWTDLAAQLKDHVSGYSIDLPGFGRSEPIPGYDFSLATHARTVVKYVETLGEPVHLLGNSMGGAISAIAAATRPELVRTLTLVSPAVPDLRPRLDRMSDPRMALTVLPIIGAKVRRELAKMTAHDRTRQMLELCFADPSIVPDNRIEESIAENEERARQQWANRALSRSTVGLMTNWLTPGARSLWRVLPSVRAPTLVLWGENDRLVSVRKGPRTARTLPKGRLLVLPNTGHVAQMERPATVARAVLGMWEAVDRQTW, translated from the coding sequence ATGAGCACGCTGATTCCCGCCCCGCTGTCCCGCGCCGAGCTGCCGCCGCTGGACACCGGGCAGACGCCCTGGCCAGGTGAGTTCTGCCAGATCGACGACCACGAGGTGCACGTCAGGGTCACGCCGGGAAACGGGCCGCCCGCGGTCTACGTGCACGGCCTGGGTGGGAGCGCGACCAACTGGACCGACCTCGCGGCCCAGCTGAAGGACCACGTCAGCGGCTACTCGATCGACCTGCCGGGCTTCGGGCGCTCCGAGCCGATCCCCGGTTACGACTTCAGCCTCGCCACGCACGCCCGGACGGTCGTCAAGTACGTCGAGACCCTCGGCGAGCCGGTGCACCTGCTCGGCAACTCCATGGGCGGCGCGATCTCCGCCATCGCCGCCGCGACCAGGCCCGAGCTGGTGAGGACGCTCACGCTGGTCTCGCCGGCCGTGCCCGACCTCAGACCGCGCCTCGACCGCATGTCCGACCCGCGGATGGCGCTCACGGTCCTGCCGATCATCGGCGCGAAGGTCCGCCGCGAGCTCGCGAAGATGACCGCGCACGACCGCACCCGGCAGATGCTGGAGCTCTGCTTCGCCGACCCGAGCATCGTGCCGGACAACCGCATCGAGGAGTCGATCGCGGAGAACGAGGAACGCGCCAGGCAGCAGTGGGCGAACCGGGCGCTCAGCCGCAGCACCGTCGGGTTGATGACGAACTGGCTCACGCCCGGCGCGCGGTCGTTGTGGCGGGTGCTGCCGTCGGTGCGGGCGCCCACGCTGGTGCTCTGGGGCGAGAACGACCGGCTGGTCAGCGTTCGCAAGGGGCCGCGGACCGCGCGGACGTTGCCGAAGGGCCGGCTGCTGGTGCTGCCGAACACCGGGCACGTCGCCCAGATGGAACGGCCCGCCACCGTGGCGAGGGCCGTGCTGGGCATGTGGGAGGCGGTCGACCGGCAGACGTGGTGA
- a CDS encoding TetR/AcrR family transcriptional regulator — MTETAQSAPAGRGVRLPRTARRAQLLAAAQDVFVANGYHAAAMDEIAERAGVSKPVLYQHFPGKLELYMALLESHVDELVGRVRTAIGSTTDNKLRVRAAVAAFYDFVDGEGQAFRMVFESDLRSEPAVQSAVERATTDSVDAITDTITADAGLDPERARLLAVGLVGLSQVTARSWLADNRRVPKEDAVALISNLAWRGIGGGFPLQH; from the coding sequence ATGACGGAGACGGCTCAGAGCGCACCCGCAGGCAGGGGCGTTCGACTGCCGCGCACCGCCCGCCGCGCCCAACTGCTGGCAGCGGCGCAGGACGTGTTCGTCGCGAACGGCTACCACGCCGCGGCGATGGACGAGATCGCCGAGCGCGCGGGCGTGTCCAAGCCGGTGCTGTACCAACACTTCCCCGGCAAGCTCGAGCTGTACATGGCCCTGCTCGAGTCGCATGTGGACGAGCTGGTCGGCCGCGTCCGCACCGCCATCGGCTCCACCACGGACAACAAGCTCCGCGTCCGCGCCGCCGTGGCCGCGTTCTACGACTTCGTGGACGGCGAGGGCCAGGCCTTCCGGATGGTCTTCGAGTCCGACCTGCGCTCCGAGCCCGCCGTCCAGTCCGCCGTCGAGCGCGCCACCACCGACTCGGTGGACGCGATCACGGACACGATCACCGCGGACGCCGGCCTGGACCCGGAGCGCGCGCGGCTGCTGGCCGTTGGTCTCGTGGGGTTGTCGCAGGTCACGGCCCGGTCGTGGCTGGCGGACAACCGGCGGGTGCCGAAGGAGGACGCGGTGGCGTTGATCTCGAACCTGGCGTGGCGCGGGATCGGTGGCGGGTTCCCGCTGCAGCACTGA